The genomic stretch TAATTCATTTCTATCTCAATAGTACTGAATGAGTTGTTTTTTGATTATTATCAATGGCCCACTATTTTAAGCCTTCCCGGTACACCAATACTATTTTGTATGGCTACCGCGAAAAAGAAGCAGACAGGCGCCCGCCGTCCCGCCGGGAAAAACAAGCTGGGTGTGGAAAATTCTCTTGTCAACAATATCAATGCCCGTAAAAAGAAAAGCATTTCCAGGTCGAAAAAAGATTCCACCGTCAGTAAGGATCAATATGAAAAGATGCAGCGTGGCTGGTCCTGATCACTAATCAAACTGGTCTACGCGATCATATACTTCCAGGGCCAGCGGTAAAATTTCCGCTACTGCCCGCAGGCCGCAAACGGTGAGGGAGATCAGGATGGTATCCTTGATCTCATCGCGCGTAGCGCCGGCCTTCTTGGCCATGGGCACATGGAAATAAACGGCTTTCTGATCTCCCAGCACCGCTTTGATGCCGATATAGATCAGTTGTTTGGTCTTGGTGTTCAGGGTAGGCCTGGCTTCCAGGGAACGGACCAGTGCGGTAAAAGCGCTGGCAACTTCGGGGGCTTCCTGCTGGAACAGTTCCAGCGGATTGGGGGATGCATTCATTGCTGCCTGTTTAAGGACAGCTAAGGTGCGTATATAAAAAAGCCGCAGTGCTGATCATCATCACCATTCCTGCTGAATAAGGTCAGGACCACCGGCAGTACTGCCGCTCATCCCGTTACCGGGGCCAGAACCGGTTTTTTTGTACCTTCGCTTCACTTGAGATCCAGAACAGGTTATATATTACTCCTTTTATTAGTTTTTTATAACACGGCTTTAAACCAGTTTTTAAAGCTGCCTACGCTTGTCTCCCATTACCTGGAACATAAAGAACGGAACCAGGACCTGAGTATAACCGGATTTCTCTGTATGCATTACTGGGGTCAGGATGAGGACGACCATGATGATGAAAGGGACAGGCAGCTGCCCTACAAGGATCTGGACGCCCATACCATCCAGCATCATTTTGTTCCGCTGGAGAAGCGCCTGGCTATCAGGCCGCATACACCCCAGGAACCTTCTATTGATTATCCCGTCATTAAAGACGATAACCTGCCAACCCCGGCGCTTTCTTCCCTCTTCAGACCGCCCAAAGCCTAACTTTTCAACAAGCCTGTTATTTATCTGCCTGTAGCTTCCACGCAACAGGTGGTCATTTATTTTATTCCGGACAAACAGACTCAACAAAAAGGTTATGCTCAATAAGATCATTGGCTTTTCTGTAAAGAATAAGCTGGTTATAGGACTATTTGTAGTGGCGCTGATAGGGTGGGGGCTGTATGAGGTCAGCCGGCTGCCCATTGATGCCGTACCCGATATTACAGACAACCAGGTGCAGGTGATCACGGTATCACCGTCCCTGGGCGCTCCTGATGTGGAGCGATTGATCACATTCCCCATAGAACAATCCTGCAGCAATATCCCCGGGCTGAAGCAGATCCGCAGCTTCTCCCGCTTTGGTCTCTCGCTGGTGACCATTGTATTCAATGATGAGACCGATATCTACTGGGCCAGGCAGCAGATCAGCGAACGCCTGCAGCTGGTGCAGCAAAATATCCCGGCCGGGGCCGGCAGGCCGGAGATGGCGCCTGTGACCACCGGCCTGGGGGAGATCTACCAGTATGTGGTTCGTCCCAAACCTGGCTTTGAAGACCGTTACGGCCCCATGGAGCTGCGGACTATCCAGGACTGGATTGTCCGCAGACAACTGCTGGGTACGCCCGGCGTGGCGGACGTGAGCAGTTTTGGCGGACAGCTGAAACAATACGAGATCGCCGTGCGGCCAGAAAAGCTCAAGGCCAATAATATTACCATGGCCGAAGTATTTGACGCCCTGGAACAGAACAACCAGAATACCGGTGGCGCCTATATTGAGAAAGGGCCTACCGTGCTGTATATCCGTAGTGAAGGGCTCACGCAGAGCCTGGAGGATATTGGTAAGATAGTTGTAAAGAACCTGGACAATGGTATGCCGCTGCTGATCCGGGATGTGGCCACTGTGCAATATGGCGCGGCCATCCGTTACGGGGCTATGACCTTTAACGATAAAGGGGAAGTGGCCGGTGCTGTAGTGATGATGCTGAAAGGGGAGAACTCTTCTGCAGTGATCAAAAGAGTAAAAGAGAAAGTAGCGGAGATCCAGTCTTCCCTGCCCGAAGGCGTAGTGATAGAGCCTTTCCTGGACCGGACCAAGATGGTGAACAATGCCATCCGCACCGTGGAGACCAACCTGATTGAAGGAGCGCTGATAGTGGTCTTTGTGCTGGTCTTTTTCCTGGGCAACCTGCGGGCCGGCCTCATCGTTTCTTCAGTGATCCCGCTCTCCATGCTCTTTGCCGTGATCTTCATGAACCAGTTTGGGGTGGGTGGCAACCTCATGAGCCTGGGGGCCATCGACTTTGGCCTGATCGTAGATGGTACGGTCATCGTGGTGGAAGCCATTCTCCATAGGTTCGTCCATTCAAAACATTTCCGTAAACAGGGCCTGATCACGCAACCGGTCATGGACCAGGAAGTGATTGGCTCTACCGGCCAGATGATCAAATCGGCTGTGTTCAGCCAGATCATCATCCTGATCGTATACCTGCCCATCCTTTCGCTGCAGGGCATTGAAGGCAAGATGTTCAAACCGATGGCGCTGACTGTTGCCTTTGCCATCTTCGGCGCCTTCCTGCTGTCCATCACCTATGTGCCCATGATGAGTGCGCTCTGCCTCAGCAAAAAGCTCAATCATAAACCCGGTATCTCGGACCGGATGATGGCCTGGCTGGAAAGGCGCTACCAGCCTGCCTTGCGGGGAGCGCTTCGATTCAGGACGGCCATCCTTGCCACTACGCTGGCGCTGTTTGCCGGTGCCGCGTACCTGCTGGCTGGTATGGGTGGCGAGTTCATCCCGCAGCTGGAAGAAGGCGACTTTGCCGTAGAGACCCGCCTGCTGACCGGCAGCAACCTCAATACTACTATCAATACCACGCAGCAGACGGCGGGTATCCTGCTGAAGAAATTTCCTGAGGTGGAAAAGGTAGTGACCAAGATCGGTAGTGCAGAGATCCCCACGGATCCCATGCCGTTGGAGGCCAGTGATATGGTGGTGATCCTGAAAGACAAAAAAGAATGGACCTCCGCCAGAACCTTTGATGAGCTGGCAGAGAAAATGGGTAAGGAACTGGCTGTAGTGCCGGGTGTCAGTATCGGCTTCCAGTTCCCCGTGCAGATGCGTTTCAACGAGCTGATGACCGGCGCCCGCCAGGATGTGGTGTGTAAAATATTTGGAGAGGACCTGGATAGCCTGGCTTTATATGCAGGCCGGCTTGGTGAACTGATCAAAACGGTAGATGGGGCTATCAACCTGTATGTGGAAACAGTCACGGGCATGCCTCAGATCCTGATCCGCTACGACCGGGATGCCATGGCCCGCTATGGACTGACGGTGGGGGAGATCAACCGCGTGGTCAATACCGCTTTTGCCGGACAGAGCGCCGGATTAGTATATGAGGGGGAGAAAAGGTTTGATATGGTGGTGCGACTGGCAGGTGAGGCACGCAGGAACCTGTCCGATGTGCAGAACCTGCTGGTGCCCGTGAAAAATGGTACGCAGATCCCGCTGGGCCTGGTGGCCAGCATTGAAGAAACGGAAGGGCCTAACCAGATCCAGCGCGAGAATACCCGCCGCCGCATCATTATTGGGTTTAATGTCAGCGGTCGCGATGTGCAAAGCATTGTGACCGAGTTGCAGGAAAAGGCCAATGCAAAACTCAGGCTGCCTGCTGGTTATTCCATCGTGTATGGCGGCGCTTTCGAGAACCTTACTGCAGCCAAAGAACGGCTGTCGGTAGTGGTGCCGGTGGCCCTCCTGATGATCTTCCTGCTCCTCTACTTTGCTTTCAACTCCGTGAAGCAGGGACTCCTGATCTATACGGCTATCCCGCTATCCGCCATTGGTGGTATCCTGGCCATGTGGCTCCGGGATATGCCTTTCAGTATTTCCGCCGGAGTAGGTTTTATTGCCCTCTTTGGGGTGGCGGTGCTGAATGGTATCCTGCTGGTGTCCGAGTTCAACCGCCTGAAAAAAGAAGGCTGGACGGACAATCGCCGCGTTGTGATCCATGCCACCAAATCCAAGCTGCGTGCGGTGCTGATGACGGCCCTGGTGCCTTCACTGGGCTTTATTCCCATGGCCATCAGTAACGGCGCGGGCGCAGAAGTACAGAAGCCGCTGGCTACTGTGGTGATCGGCGGATTGATCATTTCTACTATGCTTACCTTATTTGTGTTACCCATATTGTACCTGTTGTTTGAAAAAGGAAGCGGCCCTGCCAAAAAGCCTGTGCTGGCCAAAGCAGTTATGTTGCTGTTGATGGCCGGACTGCCTTTCCTTGGTTACGCACAGGAAAGTGTGAGCCTCCCTGATGCCATTGACAGGGCCATGGAAAATAATCTTTCCCTGCAGGCTTCCCGGCTCAATGAATCCTATACGGATGCCCTGAAGAGAACGGCCACCGATATTGCCCCTACCGGTTTTGGTGTTGAATATGGCAATGTGAACAGTGTGGCCAATGACAATCGTTTCTCCGTTACGCAGGGCATTGCCTTTCCCACGGTGTACAGGCGGCAGAAAGCACTGCGGTATACGGAACATGCCATCAGCCAGGCCATGACCCGGCAGCAGCAGGCGGCGTTAGCGGCATCGGTCAAACGGTCTTACTATGCCTTACTGCTGCTGGAAGAAAAGGAAAGGTTGCTGCTGGAGGCGGATAGCATGTATGGCCAGCTCCTGGAAAAAACAACACTGCGCCTGGAGACCGGCGATACAGATGCGTTGGAGCAGGCTACGGTAGAGAACCAGCGGCTGCGCATCACCCAGCAACTGACCCTGCTGCGGACTGACCATGCGGCGGAGCTGCGTTATTTCCAGTTATTACTGAATGCCGGCCCCACCGTCAGGCCGGCAGCGGACAGTATTGTGTATCGCTTTACTGTATTGCCGGATACCAGCCTGCTGGAAAGATCGCCGCTGCTGGAATGGCAAAGGAAAGAACTGCTGCGGAGTCAGCAGGAGACTGCGTTGCAGAAAAGCCTGCTGCTGCCTTCGCTGAGCCTGGGCTATAACAATATGAGCATTATCGGCTACCAGCGGGTGGACGATGAAGAGAAATATTATGGGGGCAGCCACCGCTTCTCTTCCGTGAACCTGGGCCTGGGGCTGCCGCTCTTTGGGGGCGCCCAGCGAGCGCGTGTAAAGGCTTCCGGCATCCGCGTGCAGCAACAGGAGCAGGAAACAAAGGTCCTGGAGCAGCAGCTGCAGCGCCAGCTGACCGATGCGCTGCAACGCTATGCCAACAGCCAGCAGCAGCTGGAACAATACCGGCTGGTCCTGCTGAACAACTCGGCCACCATGCTGGAAGTGGCTACCCGCCGCCTGAGCAGTGGGGAGACAGGCTACCTGGAATGGGTGATCCTGGTGAACCAGGCCATGGAAGTGCGCAGCAATTATTTTGCTGTAGTGGATGAATTGAACAGCGCTGCTTTTGTTATTGAACAATTAGTCAACAACCAATAATTGATAAAACTGATCTATATGCGTTTATTCTTTGTATATCTCCTGACCGGCCTGCTGCTGGGCGCCTGTGGTAACCAGCCTGCTCCTGAAAAGGCAGCTGATACGCCCGCTGATCCCAGTGTACACCACACTGTTATACTGAGTGCTGGACAGCTGAAAATAGGTGGGATAGAAATGGGCGCTGTAACAGAACGCCCGCTTTCCGGTCTGCTCCAGGTGAATGGTACGGTAGAAGTACCGCCACAGCATGTGGTGTCCGTGACCATGCCCATGGGTGGCTATGTGCAGCAGATGAAACTGCTGCCCGGCAGCCAGGTCAGCAAAGGCCAGCTGCTGGCTACCCTGGAAGATCCCCAGTATGTGCAGCTCCAGCAGGATTACCTGGTGGCGGTGAGCAGGCAGGGTTTCCTGAAAACAGATTTTGACAGGCAGACCACCCTCAATGCCTCAAGGGCCAACAGTGAAAAAGTATTGCAGCAGGTATCCAGTGAGTATGAAAGCCAGCAGGTGATGGTGAAAGCGCTGTCGGAAAAGCTGAAGCTGATAGGTATTGATCCGGCGGGATTGAATGAGCGCACTATTTCACGCCGCATTCCCCTGCGGGCGCCCATCAGTGGTTATGTGACCAAAGTAAATGTCAACAATGGCCGCTATGTCAGTCCTACAGACATCCTTTTTGAACTGGTGAATCCGCAGGACCTGCACCTGAGCCTGACCGTATTTGAGCAGGACCTGCAGAAGCTGGCCATAGGCCAGCGGGTAACAGGTACTACCAATGATCCTGCTGATGGCGCTTTCAGCGCCCGGGTGGAACTGATCAACCGGGCTGTGGGCGTTGATCGTGCCGCGGAGGTACATTGTCATTTTCTGCAAAAAAGCAGTAAGCTGGTGCCGGGTATGTTCATGAGTGCCCGGGTGGAAGTGAAGCAGGCGCGGGTGCCGGCGGTGCCGGATGAGGCCCTGGTGAAATGGGAGAACAATCAGTATGTATTTGTGGTAGATGGACCGGGCCATTTCACCATGACGCGGGTAAAGGTGGGTGGCAGTGATGAAGGTTATACGGAACTGCAAACGCCCGTTGAAAAGCAGATCGTGACCCGTAACGCCTATAGTCTGTTGATGAAGCTCAAGAATGCGGGCGAGGAATAGGTCTGATAGAAATGATGTAGTGGTTCGCTGGAAAATGGATAGATTTAGCCATGCTTACAACTATCCTGCTCATAATAACGGTCGTTTTATTGCTGGTGCTGATCTGGATCAGCGTCAGCAATAAGCGGGCCGACGGGGAAACCGGATCGCAACAAGAATTACTGGCCATCCAGGATCAGCTGCGGCGGGTAGATCCGCTGATCAGGGATGAGTTTGCCCGTAACCGGAAGGAGGGGCAGGATACTGCCCGCAGCAACCGGGAGGAATTGCAGGGGGAGCTGCGTGCGTTTGGTAATACCATCAATGAGGCCCTGCATCGTTTTGAAGAAAAATTCGGCGCCAATGTCAAGAGCCTGAACGAGCAGCAGCGGGAGCAGTTCCGCGACCAGGCCGGCCGCCAGCTGGAACTGAAAAAAGAAACTGAGGACAAGCTGAAAGAGATCCGGGAAACGGTGGAGAACAGACTGGGCCGCCTGCAGGAGGAGAATACGCGGAAGTTGGAGGAGATGCGGAAAGTGGTGGATGAGAAGTTGCAGGAAACGGTGGAGCGCAGGTTTTCCGAATCCTTTAAGCTGATCAGCGAGCGGCTGGAGCTGGTGCATAAGGGGCTGGGGGAGATGCAGAGCCTGGCCTCGGGCGTGGGCGATCTGAAAAAAGTACTGACCAATGTAAAGACCAGGGGTAACCTGGGCGAGATACAACTGGGCGCTATCCTGGAACAGGTCCTGTCGCCCGAACAGTATATCCAGAACGCAGTGATCCGGGAGAACAGCCAGGAGCGGGTGGAATATGCTATCCGGCTGCCGGCCAAGGTGAACGACAACCAGTTCCTTCTTTTACCCATAGACTCCAAATTTCCCAACGAGGATTACCAGCGTTTGCTGGAAGCGTATGACCAGCTGCCGGGTTCCAAAGAAGTGGATGTGGCGGCCAGGCAGTTTGAAAATGCGGTCCGTAAGAATGCAAGGGATATCCGGGAGAAATATATCTATCCGCCGGTGACCACGGATTTTGCCATCATGTTTGTGCCAACGGAAGGATTGTATGCGGAGATACTGCGGCGGCCGGGATTGTTTGAACAGCTGCAAAGGGATCATAAGATCACGGTGGTAGGCCCCACCAACCTGGTGGCCTTCCTGAGCAGCCTGCAGATGGGCTTCAGGACCCTGGCCATTGAGAAGCGGTCCAGCGAAGTATGGGAAGTACTGGGCGCGGTGAAGACGGAATTCGGCAATTTTGGGACCATCCTGGAGAAAACGCGCAAGAAGCTGGAAGAAGCCACCAATGTCATTGATAAAGCGGGTGTGCGGACCCGGGCTATAGAGCGGAAGCTGAAACAGGTGGAAGCTTTGCCGAAAGAGCAGTCGGTCAGCCTGCTGGGCGATGCGCTGGACCTGGCGGCAGTGGATCCGGAAACGGAACCGGAAGAATAGGTCATGATTGCGGAAGGGGCGCCCTGGAAAAGGCGCCCACAGTTCCTGCATAAAAACATTCACAATAATCACCAAAGCAAAGAGGCCTCGTCAGGAAATGGCAAGGCCTCTTTTTCGTCTGCTTTGTTGTAGGGAAAGTGTATCGGGCGCAGTTATCATAGGCTACGCCAAAGGTTTAGTGGTTAAGGGTCAAAGAATTTTATTTTTCCAGAGGCATCGGTTCAGGATATAAATGTAGGGATTGCCTGTTGTCCCCAAAACTACTATTTAGTATCTGTGCCGATTTGCCGGTAAGCGTGAAGAATCAGCTGGTAACTGCGTAATGCTTTTGACAGCCGGCCTGCTTATTTCCCGCAGTTGCTGATCTCTTTCACTTCCTCCGCTGTCAGGGCGGAGCTATAGATCCTGATCTCATCAATCACCCCATTAAACCAGTAAGGATACTGTTCTTGCTGGGAATTGCCAATGTGCAGATCATATTTGTTGGCAGTGAATTCTATTGGGCCTGTTTCCGTTTTTTTCAGTTCGCCATTTACATACATACAGCCTTTGCCGTTGGCATAGGTAAACGCAACAGTATACCATTTATCCAGCTTTACCTTCATGGTATCTGACGTTAGGGGAGGAATGGAAGGCTGGTACCTTTCGTTGTCGCCATAGTCACCGGAAAAGATCATTTTGCTGGGGTCTATGGGTACATGGCAGTCCAGGTAATCAGTGACGCGCAAAGCGTAATAACCTTGTACATTGTCTCCATAGCTTTTGCCCAGGATCTGGTTTGCATGACAGGCGCCTGTATATAATCCGTCCAGCTTCACGGTAGCCATCAGCGTGATGGCGTAGCCGGGGTTGAGGCTGGGGCTGTTGGGCACACTCATATAATTATTGGTGCCATTGAACTTAAAAGCGCCGTTTGGATTGCCGAACCGGTCGGCTACCAGTGTGGCATTGCTGAAGGTAATGTGGTTGTCCTGTCCGCTGCTGTCCTTCAGGGAGCCATTTGTAAAGGTATAGTGAGCTACCAGGTCCCTGGCGCTGCAGTTACAGGGAAGCGAAACAGTATCTCTGACCACCAGGGTATCTGTTCGGGTCTCTTTGGTACAGGATGTCATTTGCACGGAGCCCGAAAAGAGTAACAGGGTACCGAGGGCCGCACTGGAAAGGAGTGTTAACAGTTTCATATTTAATACTTAGGGTTGCTGGCGAAAGTATTAAATAGAAAGTATAGGTTATAATCATATTGAGTAACTGTGCCAATTTACTGGTAAGTGTGCAGTATTGCCGGGTAACTGTGCAAAAGAGATCAGCCTGGAAAGCTGATCTCTTTTAGGGAAGGGAGTTATGGGTGCTGTTCCAGTTTGTTGATATTGGCTACGGCTTCGGCAATTTTTGCTTTCTGGCGCGCCTTTCTCCTGCCGCGGAAAAAGAGGTACATATTCAGGAATAACATGAGGCCCAGGTAAATGCTGAACCCGCCGATCTTGCTGCTGAGGCGTTCCAGCATGTTCTGCCCGCTGCTGATCTCGGCGGCAATGGTCATGATGAGCAGGGCAAAGCCCAGGTTCATGAGGTAGAAGCCCGTTTCAAAAAGCTTATTGGTGGAGAGGGCGATGTCTGCCTTTCCGTTGAAAATATCATACATAAAAACCTTGCTGTTCCGGAAGATAATATGGGCTACATACCAGGTGAGGAACAGGATGACGGGCAGGTAAATGAAATAAGCCATGAGGTTAAGAGACGTTTTCATACTGCTATATTTTATGGTGATGGGAGTGGTGAATATTTCTGCTGAGGAGCAGGATCACCAGCATATTGACATAGTGTACCAGCGCCAGGATCAGCATGATCCTGCCTACGCGGGTACCAATGCCTGCCAGCGCCTGGGACCAGTTGTCAATGTTGGGCCAGTGATGGAGGGTGAGGGCTACATACCCCAGGTTCAGGAGGTAATAGCCGGTAAGCAGGAGCCGGTTGATAAAACCGGTCAGCCGCTCATCGCCCTCCAGCAGGTTGAGGATATAGATACGGCCGTTCCGGTAAAAAGAAAGACCTACATGCACAGTGATAAAATAAGTGGTGCCGAGATACAGGAGATAGGTGATGCTGTTCATACCGGGTAGTTTTTAAGTGTTACAGGACCGGGAACAGCACAAAGTTAGGATAAATATTGAAGTTTCAAAATATTCTGAAAATATAGTTTTGAAGAGAGGCTATAATTGCTTTTCTCCCGGTGCAGGCGGGGCAAAGTTGGCGGTGCTGAAGGAGTGGTACCGGTAAGTAGCGTCTATGGAGCGATGCCGGAAAGCGGCGCCCACCGAAGGCGCAATAAAAGCAAATGCCCGGACAACAGCTTCCTGGCTGTAGCGATAGTCAACCACCGACTGCGCTACGGTTGAAAGCTGCTGTACGGGCAATTCAGCTGCATGAAAACAGTCAATGGTCATGACTGTTCATCGTTTGGTTAAGCAGTTAGTATTAGTCTACTAAATTGGTAGACAAAGT from Candidatus Pseudobacter hemicellulosilyticus encodes the following:
- a CDS encoding carboxymuconolactone decarboxylase family protein, whose product is MNASPNPLELFQQEAPEVASAFTALVRSLEARPTLNTKTKQLIYIGIKAVLGDQKAVYFHVPMAKKAGATRDEIKDTILISLTVCGLRAVAEILPLALEVYDRVDQFD
- a CDS encoding CusA/CzcA family heavy metal efflux RND transporter yields the protein MLNKIIGFSVKNKLVIGLFVVALIGWGLYEVSRLPIDAVPDITDNQVQVITVSPSLGAPDVERLITFPIEQSCSNIPGLKQIRSFSRFGLSLVTIVFNDETDIYWARQQISERLQLVQQNIPAGAGRPEMAPVTTGLGEIYQYVVRPKPGFEDRYGPMELRTIQDWIVRRQLLGTPGVADVSSFGGQLKQYEIAVRPEKLKANNITMAEVFDALEQNNQNTGGAYIEKGPTVLYIRSEGLTQSLEDIGKIVVKNLDNGMPLLIRDVATVQYGAAIRYGAMTFNDKGEVAGAVVMMLKGENSSAVIKRVKEKVAEIQSSLPEGVVIEPFLDRTKMVNNAIRTVETNLIEGALIVVFVLVFFLGNLRAGLIVSSVIPLSMLFAVIFMNQFGVGGNLMSLGAIDFGLIVDGTVIVVEAILHRFVHSKHFRKQGLITQPVMDQEVIGSTGQMIKSAVFSQIIILIVYLPILSLQGIEGKMFKPMALTVAFAIFGAFLLSITYVPMMSALCLSKKLNHKPGISDRMMAWLERRYQPALRGALRFRTAILATTLALFAGAAYLLAGMGGEFIPQLEEGDFAVETRLLTGSNLNTTINTTQQTAGILLKKFPEVEKVVTKIGSAEIPTDPMPLEASDMVVILKDKKEWTSARTFDELAEKMGKELAVVPGVSIGFQFPVQMRFNELMTGARQDVVCKIFGEDLDSLALYAGRLGELIKTVDGAINLYVETVTGMPQILIRYDRDAMARYGLTVGEINRVVNTAFAGQSAGLVYEGEKRFDMVVRLAGEARRNLSDVQNLLVPVKNGTQIPLGLVASIEETEGPNQIQRENTRRRIIIGFNVSGRDVQSIVTELQEKANAKLRLPAGYSIVYGGAFENLTAAKERLSVVVPVALLMIFLLLYFAFNSVKQGLLIYTAIPLSAIGGILAMWLRDMPFSISAGVGFIALFGVAVLNGILLVSEFNRLKKEGWTDNRRVVIHATKSKLRAVLMTALVPSLGFIPMAISNGAGAEVQKPLATVVIGGLIISTMLTLFVLPILYLLFEKGSGPAKKPVLAKAVMLLLMAGLPFLGYAQESVSLPDAIDRAMENNLSLQASRLNESYTDALKRTATDIAPTGFGVEYGNVNSVANDNRFSVTQGIAFPTVYRRQKALRYTEHAISQAMTRQQQAALAASVKRSYYALLLLEEKERLLLEADSMYGQLLEKTTLRLETGDTDALEQATVENQRLRITQQLTLLRTDHAAELRYFQLLLNAGPTVRPAADSIVYRFTVLPDTSLLERSPLLEWQRKELLRSQQETALQKSLLLPSLSLGYNNMSIIGYQRVDDEEKYYGGSHRFSSVNLGLGLPLFGGAQRARVKASGIRVQQQEQETKVLEQQLQRQLTDALQRYANSQQQLEQYRLVLLNNSATMLEVATRRLSSGETGYLEWVILVNQAMEVRSNYFAVVDELNSAAFVIEQLVNNQ
- a CDS encoding efflux RND transporter periplasmic adaptor subunit; this encodes MRLFFVYLLTGLLLGACGNQPAPEKAADTPADPSVHHTVILSAGQLKIGGIEMGAVTERPLSGLLQVNGTVEVPPQHVVSVTMPMGGYVQQMKLLPGSQVSKGQLLATLEDPQYVQLQQDYLVAVSRQGFLKTDFDRQTTLNASRANSEKVLQQVSSEYESQQVMVKALSEKLKLIGIDPAGLNERTISRRIPLRAPISGYVTKVNVNNGRYVSPTDILFELVNPQDLHLSLTVFEQDLQKLAIGQRVTGTTNDPADGAFSARVELINRAVGVDRAAEVHCHFLQKSSKLVPGMFMSARVEVKQARVPAVPDEALVKWENNQYVFVVDGPGHFTMTRVKVGGSDEGYTELQTPVEKQIVTRNAYSLLMKLKNAGEE
- the rmuC gene encoding DNA recombination protein RmuC yields the protein MLTTILLIITVVLLLVLIWISVSNKRADGETGSQQELLAIQDQLRRVDPLIRDEFARNRKEGQDTARSNREELQGELRAFGNTINEALHRFEEKFGANVKSLNEQQREQFRDQAGRQLELKKETEDKLKEIRETVENRLGRLQEENTRKLEEMRKVVDEKLQETVERRFSESFKLISERLELVHKGLGEMQSLASGVGDLKKVLTNVKTRGNLGEIQLGAILEQVLSPEQYIQNAVIRENSQERVEYAIRLPAKVNDNQFLLLPIDSKFPNEDYQRLLEAYDQLPGSKEVDVAARQFENAVRKNARDIREKYIYPPVTTDFAIMFVPTEGLYAEILRRPGLFEQLQRDHKITVVGPTNLVAFLSSLQMGFRTLAIEKRSSEVWEVLGAVKTEFGNFGTILEKTRKKLEEATNVIDKAGVRTRAIERKLKQVEALPKEQSVSLLGDALDLAAVDPETEPEE
- a CDS encoding LamG domain-containing protein, with protein sequence MKLLTLLSSAALGTLLLFSGSVQMTSCTKETRTDTLVVRDTVSLPCNCSARDLVAHYTFTNGSLKDSSGQDNHITFSNATLVADRFGNPNGAFKFNGTNNYMSVPNSPSLNPGYAITLMATVKLDGLYTGACHANQILGKSYGDNVQGYYALRVTDYLDCHVPIDPSKMIFSGDYGDNERYQPSIPPLTSDTMKVKLDKWYTVAFTYANGKGCMYVNGELKKTETGPIEFTANKYDLHIGNSQQEQYPYWFNGVIDEIRIYSSALTAEEVKEISNCGK